GGCAGCGCGAGGCACAGCGGCAGCAGTGCGAGCACGAACAGGCCGACCGCACGGTAGGCGGGGCGCCAGCCCAGCGTTTCGATCAGGTACTGGACCAGCGGCAGCGTGATCAGGATCCCGCAGCCGAATCCGGAGTAGGCGACCGCGATCGCGGTCGCCAGGTTGCGCGTGTACCAGCGGCCGATCAGCGCAGCCGCGCAGACCATGCCGAGCGCCGCGACGCCGGTGCCGATCATCAACCCGGCGGTCACGTAGAGCTGCCAGAGCGTCTCGATCGAGCCCGACAGCCAGGCGCCGCCGCCCAGCAGCGCGATGCCGGCCCCGTAGACGACCCGAGGGCCGAAGCGGTCGAACAACATGCCGGCCGCCGGCGCGGCGAGCCCGGCCATCAGCATGTAGGTCGCGAACACGCCGGTCATCGACTGGCGCGACCAGCCGAACTCGGTCTCGAGCGGCAGGATGAAGGCGGCGAAGGCGTCGGCGATGCCGCGGCCAAGGAAGTTGAACAGGAAGGCGAGGCCGACGACCGCGATCGCCGTGGGCGTGGCCTCGCGGGCGAGGGCGGGCGGCGCGGCCGGCTCCAGCGCGGCCGGGTCGTGAGCGGAGGGCATCGGCGGCTTCGCGGCGCCGTCAGCCCGCTTCGGGCCGATCGGCGGCCACGCAGGCGCCCGCCTCGAGCAGCGCGGCGATCCGCGCCTCGTCGTATCCGGCCTCGCGCAGCACCTCGATCGTGTGCTCGCCCAGGCGCGGCGCCGGGCGCGACGCGTCGGCCGGGGTCGCCGAATAGCTGTCCGGCACCGCCATCTCGCGGATCGGGCCCTCGCTCGGGTGCTGCCGGATCGTGAAGAAGCCGGTGGCCGCCAGGTGCGGATCGTCGAAGATCGTGTCGGGATCGTTCAGCGGCGCGAACGGAATGTCGCCCCGGTCGAGCAGTCGCATCCACTCCGCGGTCGTGCGGCCGCGCATCTCCTGCGACACGAAACCGTACACCGCGTCGATGTTCGCGGCGCGCGCGGTCACGCTGCGAAAGCGCGGGTCGTTCTCCCAGACGTCGTCGCGACCGATCAGCCCGAGGAAAGACCGCCACTGCTTGTCGTTGTAGATCAGCGCGCACACGTGCCCGTCGAGCGTGCGGTAGGGCCGGCGTTCGCGCGCGAGCTGGCGCTGGTAGCCGGCCGGGCCGAGCGCCGGCTCGAAGGTCCGGCCCTGCATGTGGTCGCCCATCAGGAAATCGACCATCGTCTCGAACATCGGCACCTCGATCGCCTGGCCCTCGCCCGAGCGCTCCCGGGCGAACAGCGCCGAGGCGATCGCGATCGCCGCGCGCATGCCCACGGTGCGGTCGGCCATCGCGCTGGGCACGTAGCGCGGGCCGTCGTCGCCCGATCGGTCGAGCAGCGCGGCGAGCCCGGCGGCGCCCTGGATCAGGTCGTCGTAGGCCGGCCGCGCCGCGTAGGGGCCTCGCTGTCCGTAGCCGACCAGCCCCGCGTAGACGAGGCGCGGATTGACCTCGCGCACCGTCTCCCAGGACAGGCCGAGGCGCGCCATCGCCCGGGGCCGGATCGAGTAGACAAGCACGTCGGCGGCCCTGCACAGGTCCAGCAGCAGCTCGCGCCCGGCCTCGCGCTTGAGGTCGATCGCGATGCTGCGCTTGGACCGGTTCGCGTGCAGGAAGATCGCGCCCATGCCCGGGTTGCGCATCGGCCCGATGCCGCGCACCAGGTCGCCCTCGGGCGACTCCACCTTCACCACGTCGGCGCCCAGGTCGCCGAGGATGCGCGTGGCGTAGGGGCCCATCAGCACGCTCGTCATGTCGACGATGCGCGCGCCCGAAAGCGGTCCTGTCATCGCTGGCCGTTCCTTGCCCGCGGCGGGCGGCGTGCCGCCCGCCTGCCGGCTCACTTGACGATCGCCTCCTGGAAGGCCTTCAGCACTTCCGACCCCTTGCGGCCGCGCTGGTCCAGTCCGGCGGCCCACTCCTTGCTGACCTCGGCCATCAGCGCCTGCAGCTTCTTGCTGTCGGCCTCGGGCAGCGGCTGCATCTTCACGCCGGCCGCCCGGATCTTCTCGATGTCGGTCGCCTCCATCGAGTCGGTCGCCTCGCAGCCGCGGGTGACCATGTCGTTGCCGACCTCGTCGATCACCTTGCGGATGTCGGCGGGCAGCGCGTTCCACTTCTGGCGCGACATCATGTAGGTGACGACGAAGCTGCCGAAGTTCTCGCCGACGGTCGCGGTGGACGCGTGGCGTGCCAGGTCGTAGGGCGGGATCGACGAGTGCGGGAACAGGAAGCCGTCGATCGTGCCGCGCGAGGCGGCCTCGCGAACCTCGGGGGTCGGGATCTGCACCGGCGTGGCGCCGAGCTTGCGGATCGCGATCTCCTTGGCCCCGCCGGTGGTGCGGATCTTCTTGCCCTTGAACGACTCCAGCGCGCTCGCCTCGTTGCCCTTGGTCATGTAGACCTGGTAGGGCGACAGCACCAGCACGAACAGCGCGCGCACGCCGTTGGGCTCGAACTCGAGCTTGTCGAGCAGGCCGCCTTCGCGGGCGAGCTTCCAGTAGGCCTTGGTGCCCTGGCAGGAGTTCGTGAAGCTCTCGGGCAGCTCGGCCACGACCGACAGCGGCAGCTTGTCGGACACGAAGGACGGCGCCACGTAGCCGATGTCGGCGACGCCCGACAGCGTCAGCGCCATCAGGTCCTTGGCCTTGCCGAGCTGCTGGGCCGGGAAGTACTGGAACCTGACCTTGCCGTTGGTCCGCTTCTCGATCTCGGCCATGAAGGGCTTGGTCTGGTTCTCGGGGATGTAGTGCCCGACGGGGAAGGAGTCGCCGACGCGCAGCGTCATCTCCTGGGCCGCGGCCGGTGCCGTTGCGGCCAGCGTGACGGCCAGGCCGAGGGCGCCCCTGAGGGCGGTCGATGTCTTCATGGTCTTTCCTCCGGAATGTGTCCTCTCGGGGACGTTGTCAACGACCCATGGTCGATGGAAGCCAGGTGACGATCGCGGGGAAGGCCGCGATCAGCGCGATGACGATCAGGTGGGCCCAGAAGTGGGGCAGGATCCCGCCGAAGATCTCGCCCAGCGGTCTTCGCGTGTAGCGGGCCACGACGAAGGCGTTCAGGCCCAGCGGCGGCGTGACCATGCCGACCTCGGCGGTCACGACCACCAGCACGCCGAACCAGACCGGGTCGAAGCCGAGCGACTGGATCACCGGCAGCACGATCGGCACCGTCAGGATCAGGATCGCGATCTGGTCCATGAAGCAGCCCAGGATCAGGTAGCCGACCATGATGATCGCCAGGATCGCCCAGCGCGACACCTCGAGCGTGCCGATCAGCGCGACCAGGTCGTTGGTGGTGCGGGTCAGCGTGAAGAAGTAGCCGAAGATGTGCGCGCCCAGCACGATGAACAGGATCATGCAGGTGGCCTCGGCGGAGCGCAGCAGCGAGGCGCGCACCGCCCCGAAGCTCAGCCTGCGCGCGAGCGCCACCAGCACCAGCGCGCCGAAGGCGCCGATGCCCGAGGCCTCGGTCGGCGTGGCGATGCCGCTGTAGATCGTGCCGGTCACCAGCAGGAACAGCAGCAGCAGCGGGGCGACCACCCTGAGCTTCGAGAGCTTCTCGCGCAGCGTGTAGCTGCGGCCGGCCGGCGCGCGCGCCGGGTCCTGCCAGACCAGGAAGGCCACGGTCAGGATGATGGTCAGCGTGACCAGCAGGCCCGGGATCACGCCGCCGATCAGCAGGTCGCCGATGTTGACGTCGGCGATGATGCCGTAGAGGATCAGCGCGATGCTGGGCGGGATCAGCATCGCCAGCGTGCCCGAGATCGCGACCACGCCGGTGGCGAGCTTCGGTTCGTAGCCCTGGCGCAGCATCGCGGGGATCGTCGTCGACGACAGCGTGGCCGCCGACGCGGTGCTCGAGCCCGAGATCGCGCCGAAGCCCGCGCCGGCCAGCGCGGTGGCCATCGCGAGCCCGCCGCGCAGCCGGCCGATCCATGCGGCGGCCGCGTCGAACAGGTCGTCGGCCACGCCGCTCAGCACCACGAACTCCGCCATCAGGATGAACATCGGGATCGTGATCAGCTCGTAGGAGCTGGCGGTGGACAGCGGCGTGGTCTCCAGGATGCCCATCAGCATCGGCGTGCCGCCCATCATGTAAAGGCCCAGCGAGCCCGACACCGCGAGCGCGAGCGCGACCGGCGTGCCGATGACCAGCATCGCGAACAGCAGGGCGACGACGATCGCGGTGATCACGACGCGGCCTCCTCGGTGGTCGAGGTCAGCGGCGGCGGGGGCAGCTCGACCAGCGGCCGGCCGGCGAAGGCCGACGCGAGGTGCGCCGCGCTGCGATAGAGCGCGCGCAGCGTGAAGAGCCAGCAGCCGATCGCGGCAGGCAGGTAGGACAGCCATATCGGCCACGGGATCGTGGTGGCGGTGACCTCGTCCTTCGACCACGCGACGAAGGCGCGCTCGCCGAGCTTCCAGGAGATCAGCGCCATGACCAGCGCGCCGGCAGCGTAGGCGATGCACTCGGCGGCGAAGCGCAGCCGGGCCGGCAGCATCGGCTGGAACACGTCGATCGCGATGTGGCCGTGCCGGTGCAGCGTATCGGGCAGCGCGAAGAAGAAGACCACGACGATCAGGTACATCGAGATCAGGTCGTACGAGAAGATCAGCGGCTTCGAGAAGAAGTAGCGCATCACGACGTCGGCCACGACGACCAGCATGATCGCGAACATCGCGATCGCCGCGAGCTGCGCGATCGCGTTCTCCAGCTTCCCGAGCAGCCGGGACGTCGTTGTCAGCGCACTCATTGCCTGCCCTTCTCCTCCTGCCCCGTCACCGGGTCGTCTTCGTTGGGGCCAGCCGCTCGCGGGCCCGGCAATCCTCAGGCGTCGAGCGCCTCGATCTCTCGCGCCGCCTGCACCAGCGCCGCCGCGAACTCCTCCAGACGCGGCCGCATCCGGTGGATCGGCCCGACCAGCGCCATGCCGAACAGCTCGTCGCGGATCCGGACCGCGCGGCCGACCGCCATCACGTCGGGCACGCTCTCCCCGTCGTTCAGGAACCAGCCGCGCGCGCGGCCCTGCTCCAGGTCGGCCTCGAGCGCGGCGGGGTCGACGATCGTCGTGCCGGTCAGCGCGACCATCGGCGCGTCGGCGAGGATCCGGCTGCGCGTCTCGGGCGCGAGCTCGGCCAGGATCGCCTTGCCGGCGGTGTTCGCGTGCAGCGGGCGGAACTCGCCGGGCTGCGCCGAAAAGCGGATCGGGTGCGGGGACTCGAGGATGTCCAGGTAGACCAGCCGGCTGCCCTCGCGGGTCGAGAAGGTCACGGTCTCGCCCATGCGGTCGCGCAGCCGTTCCAGGACCGGCCGGACGCGCTCGAGCACCGGGTCGCTCGCGGCGATGACCCGCGCGATCTCCAGCATGCGCCGGGTCGGGTAGAGCTCGCCGCGCCGGCCGATCGAGTACACGTAGCCGCGCGCCACCAGGGTCTGCAGCAGCATCGAGGTGCTGGACATCGGGGCGTCGATCCGCCCGGCGATCTCCTTGACGGACTGCGGCTGGCGGACGCGGGCGAAGGCCTCGAACACGTCGAGTGCCCGGGCGGCGCTCTTCACCAGTCCATCCGTCAATGCCTGTCCCCCTGGTCCTTCTTGTCGTTTCCCGCCGGCGCGGCGTGCCGGTTTCGGCGGCGCCGCGGTTGACCGGATCCGGGTGCTGTGGAACGATTCACCCATGATTCACAGGAGTGAATCGCAATTCACATACAAGAATCATCGGCGGCGATCCGGATCGTGTCAAGCCGCGGGAGGGGAAAAATGGCAGGGCTCTATTTCGAGCAGTTCACCGTGGGCCAGGTGTTCCGGCACGCGGTGACGAAGACCGTCACCGAGATGGACAACACCTTGTTCTCGGTGATGACGCTCAACGTGCAACCCCTGCACCTCGACGCGCATTTCTCCGAGCGGACCGAGTTCGGCCAGCGCCTGGTGAACAGCCTGTTCACGCTGGGCCTGGTGATCGGCATCAGCGTCAGCGACACCACGCTGGGCACCACGATCGGCAATCTCGGCATGACCGACGTGCGCTTTCCCAAGCCGGTCTTCCACGGCGACACGCTGCGGGTGGAGACCGAGATCGTGTCGGCGCGCGCCAGCCGCTCGCGGCCCGACGCCGGGATCGTCGAGTTCGAGCACCGCGGCATCAACCAGCGCGGCGAGCTGGTCTGCATCTGCCGGCGCTCGGGGCTGATGAGGCGCATGCCCGAGGCCGTCTTCCAGGGCCATGCCGCCGCGCAGGGCCCGTCCGCCGCGGAGGGCCGGTCATGAACCGCTCCTGGCTCTTCGTTCCCGGCGACAGCCTGCGCAAGTTCGAGCGCGCCACGTCGGGCGACGCCGACGCGCTGATCCTCGACCTGGAAGACTCGGTCGCGCCGCAGAACAAGGCGCAGGCGCGAGGCCTGACCCGCGAGATGCTCGAGCGGCCGCGCGCCGGCAAGCAGCGCTTCGTGCGGGTCAACGCGCTCGACACCGGCCTCACGCTCGACGACCTCGCGGCGGTGGTCCCGGCCGGGCCCGACGGCATCGTGCTGCCCAAGTGCTCGGGCCGCGACGAGCTTCGACGGCTGGCTCAGTACCTCGACGCCTTCGAGACCGCCGCCGGGCTGCCGCTCGGCAGCATCCGCATCCTGGCGATCGCCACCGAAACCGCGCAGTCGCTGTTCCGGCTCGGCGACTACGCCGGCGCCACGCCGCGCCTGTGCGGGCTGATGTGGGGCGCCGAGGACCTGTCGGCCTCGCTCGGCGCGAGCGGCAACCGCGAGGCGGGCCGCTATCACGAGCCCTACCGGCTCGCGCGCAACCTGTGCCTGGCCGGCGCCGCGGCTGCCGGGGTCGACGCGGTCGACACGGTCCACGTGGACATCGACGACCTGGACGGCCTGCGGGCCGACGCGCTGGCCGCCCGGCGCGACGGCTTCGCCGGCAAGGCGGTCATCCATCCGAAGCACGTCGACGTGGTCAACCAGGCCTTCCTGCCGGGCGACGACGAGGTCGCGCACGCGCGCCGCGTGGTGGCCGCCTTCGAGGAGAGCGCGGGCACCGGCGTCGCGAAGCTCGACGGAAAGATGATCGACCAGCCGCACCTGGTCGCCGCGAGGAAGATCCTCGCGCTGGCGGCCCGCCTGCCGGCGCGCGGCCAATAGCCGGCACACGAGGAAACCGCGAATGGACTTCTCCCTGAGCGCCGAGCAGGAAAGCATCCGCGACTCGATCGAACGGATCTGCCGCGATTTCGACGACGCGTACTGGCTGAGGAAGGACCGCGAGGGCGGCTTTCCCTTCGACTTCTTCGATGCGATGGCCGAGAACGGCTGGCTCGGCATCTGCATACCCGAGGCCTACGGCGGCTCGGGCCTGGGCGTGACCGAGGCGGCGATCATGGCGCAGGCGATCGCCGAGTCGGGCGCCGGCATGTCGGGCGCCTCGGCGGTGCACATCAACATCTTCGGGCTGAACCCGGTGGTGGTGTTCGGCACCGAAGAGCAGAAGCGGCGCATGCTGCCGCCGATGGCCGCCGGCAAGGTCAAGGCCTGCTTCGCGGTCACCGAGCCGAACACCGGCCTGAACACCACGCAGCTGAAGCTGCGCGCGGCCCGCAAGGGCGATCGCTACGTCGTCGACGGGCAGAAGGTCTGGATCTCGACCGCGCAGGTGGCCGACAAGATCCTGCTTCTCGCGCGCACCACGCCGCTCGAGGAGGTGCGCAAGCCGACCGAAGGCCTGAGCCTGTTCTACACCGACTTCGATCGCAGCCGCATCCGGGTGCACGAGATCGAGAAGATGGGCCGCAAGGTCGTCGACTCGAACGAGCTGTTCTTCGAGGGCTTCGAGATCCCGGTCGAGGACCGGATCGGCGAGGAGGGCAAGGGCTTCGAGTACATCCTGCACGGCATGAACCCGGAGCGGATCCTGATCGCCGCCGAGGCGGTCGGCCTGGGCAAGTGCGCGCTGGCCAGGGCCACCGCCTACGCGAAGGAGCGCGTGGTGTTCAACCGGCCGATCGGCCAGAACCAGGCGATCCAGCATCCGCTCGCGAAGAACTGGATGGCGCTCGAGGCCGCGTGGCTGATGACGATGTCGGCGGCCTGGCAGTACGACAAGGGCCTGCCCTGCGGCGCGGCGGCCAACGCGGCCAAGTACCTGGCCGGTGAGGCCGGGTTCGACGCCTGCCAGCAGGCGGTGATGACGCACGGCGGCTTCGGCTACGCGAAGGAGTACCACGTGGAGCGCTACCTGCGCGAGATCATGATCCCGCGCATCGCGCCGGTCAGCCCGCAGCTTGTGCTGTGCTTCATCGCCGAGCGGGTGCTGGGCCTGCCCAAGTCGTACTGAGGCCCGCGCAGGTCGTGCCGATCTCCCGCGTCGGCGAGAATGATGGCCTTCGCCGATGATGGAGCCGTACCGATGAAGGATTCGACCCGGTGAGCCGACTTTCGGATCTCGCCGTCCGGCGCGACCTGCCGGACCTGTCGCAGTGGATACGCCCGGGCGACCGCGTCGTCTGCGGCCAGGTCGCCGCCGAGCCGCTCACGCTGACGCGCGCGCTGGTCGAGCAGCGCGCGCGTCTGGGCGGCGTCGACGTCTTCGTCGGCACGCTGTTCTCCGACACCTTCTCGCCGTCGAAGGCCGACGGCCTGGACTTCTTCTCCTACGGCGCGATGGGCCGCGCCGCCTCGCTCGCCTCCGCCGGCCTTCTGCGGATCGTGCCGATCCACTACAGCGAGCTCGAGCCCGCCTTCGCCTCGGGCGCGCTGCCGGCCGACGTGGCGCTGATCCAGCTCGCGCCGCCGCGCCACGGCAGGGGCCATAGCTTCGGGCTCGCCAACGACTACCTGGTGGCGGCCGCCCGCCGCGCGCGCGTCGTGGTGGCCGAGATCAATCCCGATGCGCCGTGGACGCACGGCGCCGAGGTGCCCGCCGACTTCCGGATCGACCTGGCGATCGAGGCGGCCTGCCCGCCTATCGAGATCCGCTCCGACGCGGCCGCGGGCGAGGTCGAGACCCGGATCGCCGGCCATCTCGCCGCGCTGATCCCCGACGGCGCCACGCTGCAGACCGGCATCGGCAACCTGCCCGATGCGCTGCTCGCGGGCCTGTCCGGCCATCGCGACCTGGGGCTGCACTCCGGCCTGCTCGGCGACCGGGCGATCGAGCTGATCGAGGCGGGAGTGGTCACCAACGCGCGCAAGACGATCGACGCAGGCATCACGGTGACCAACCTCGTCGGCGGCTCGGCGCGTGCGCGCAAGCACGTGGACGACAACCCGGCCTTCGAGGTGCGGCCGGCGGTCTACACCCACGGCGCGGACACGCTCGCGCGCATCGACCGGCTGTACGCGATCAATTCGGTGCTCGAGGTCGACCTGAGCGGCCAGGCCAACGCGGAGACCCTGGGCGGCGCGGCGCGCGGCGGGGTCGGCGGTCTCAACGACTTCGTGCGCGGCGCGCGGCGCTCGGCGCAGGGGCGATCGATCCTGGCGCTGCCGGCCACCACCGGCGACGGCCGTCGCAGCCGGATCGTGCCCCGGCTCGCCTCGGGCACGGCCACCGTCACCCGCAGCGACGTCGATCTGGTCGCCACCGAGTGGGGCGTCGCCGACCTCAGGCATCGCGACCTCGAGGAACGGGCGCGGCGGCTGATCGCGATCGCGGCGCCGCAGTTCCGCGACGCGCTGGAGCGGGCGCTGCGCGAACCGGATTCATGGATGGAGCAGACACGATGAGCAAGGGACCCCTGGCCGGCATCCGGGTGCTGGAGTTCGCCGGCATCGGCCCGGCGCCGCTGTGCGGCATGCTGTTCGCCGACATGGGCGCCGAGGTGCTGCGGCTCGACCGGCTCGAGCCGATCGACCTCGGCGTGCCCCGCACCTGGGACCTGGAGCTGGCCAACCGCGGCAAGCGCACGCTGGCGGTGGACCTGAAGAAGCCCGAGGGCATCGCGCTCGCCGGCGAGCTGGTCGAGCGGGCCGACGTGCTGATCGAGGGCTTCCGGCCGGGCACGATGGAACGGCTGGGCCTGGGCCCCGACGTGTGCCTGGCGCGCAACCCGAAGCTGGTCTACGGCCGCGTGACCGGCTTCGGGCAGGACGGCCCGCTGGCCAGGGCGGCCGGCCACGACCTGAACTACATCGCGCTGGCCGGCGCGCTGCACTCGATCGGCCGCGAAGGCGCCGCGCCCACGCCGCCCTTGAACCTGCTCGGCGACTACGCGGGCGGCACCATGTTCCTGGCCTGGGGCATCGCCTGCGCGCTGCTCGAGGCCCGCCAGTCGGGCAAGGGGCAGGTGGTCGACGCGGCGATGGTCGACGGGGTGTCGGTGCTGATGACCGCGATCTATGGCCTGATGGGGGGCGGCCTGCACAACGGCCCGCGCGGCACGAACACGCTCGACTCGGGCGCGCCGTACTACGAGGTCTACGAATGCGCCGACGGCCGCTACGTGTCGGTGGCGCCGATCGAGCGGCGCTTCCGCGCGCTGCTGCTCGAGAAGCTGGGCCCGGAGGCGCCCCCGCTCGAGGACCTCGACGATCGCGCGAAGTGGCCCGAGGCCAGGGCGAAGCTCGCAGCGGTCTTTCGCACCCGCAGCCGCGACGAGTGGTGCGCTTTGCTCGAAGGCAGCGACGCCTGCTTCGCGCCGGTGCTCCCGCCGCTCGAGGCGCACGCCCATCCGCACCTGAAGGCGCGCGGCACCTTCACCGAGATCGCCGGCGTCCTGCAGCCGGCGCCCGCGCCGCGCTTCAGCCGCAGCAGCCCGGACGCCCCGACGCCGCCCGAGCGGCCGGGTTCGAGCGGCGCCGGCCGCGCGGTCGACTGGGGCATCGCGCAGGCGCGCATCGACGGCCTGATCCGCGACGGCGTCGTCGGCAAGGGCGATCGCGCGTGACCCGCGCAACGAGCACCGCAGGCGCGACATGCTGAACCCGGACCTGTGCACCGAGGACGAGATCCGCTGGCTGGTCCACGCGTTCTACGCGAAGGTGCGCGAGGACGAGCGGCTCGGGCCGATCTTCGCCGCGCG
This genomic window from Zeimonas sediminis contains:
- a CDS encoding TRAP transporter small permease → MSALTTTSRLLGKLENAIAQLAAIAMFAIMLVVVADVVMRYFFSKPLIFSYDLISMYLIVVVFFFALPDTLHRHGHIAIDVFQPMLPARLRFAAECIAYAAGALVMALISWKLGERAFVAWSKDEVTATTIPWPIWLSYLPAAIGCWLFTLRALYRSAAHLASAFAGRPLVELPPPPLTSTTEEAAS
- a CDS encoding acyl-CoA dehydrogenase family protein; translation: MDFSLSAEQESIRDSIERICRDFDDAYWLRKDREGGFPFDFFDAMAENGWLGICIPEAYGGSGLGVTEAAIMAQAIAESGAGMSGASAVHINIFGLNPVVVFGTEEQKRRMLPPMAAGKVKACFAVTEPNTGLNTTQLKLRAARKGDRYVVDGQKVWISTAQVADKILLLARTTPLEEVRKPTEGLSLFYTDFDRSRIRVHEIEKMGRKVVDSNELFFEGFEIPVEDRIGEEGKGFEYILHGMNPERILIAAEAVGLGKCALARATAYAKERVVFNRPIGQNQAIQHPLAKNWMALEAAWLMTMSAAWQYDKGLPCGAAANAAKYLAGEAGFDACQQAVMTHGGFGYAKEYHVERYLREIMIPRIAPVSPQLVLCFIAERVLGLPKSY
- a CDS encoding IclR family transcriptional regulator; the encoded protein is MKSAARALDVFEAFARVRQPQSVKEIAGRIDAPMSSTSMLLQTLVARGYVYSIGRRGELYPTRRMLEIARVIAASDPVLERVRPVLERLRDRMGETVTFSTREGSRLVYLDILESPHPIRFSAQPGEFRPLHANTAGKAILAELAPETRSRILADAPMVALTGTTIVDPAALEADLEQGRARGWFLNDGESVPDVMAVGRAVRIRDELFGMALVGPIHRMRPRLEEFAAALVQAAREIEALDA
- a CDS encoding HpcH/HpaI aldolase/citrate lyase family protein, producing the protein MNRSWLFVPGDSLRKFERATSGDADALILDLEDSVAPQNKAQARGLTREMLERPRAGKQRFVRVNALDTGLTLDDLAAVVPAGPDGIVLPKCSGRDELRRLAQYLDAFETAAGLPLGSIRILAIATETAQSLFRLGDYAGATPRLCGLMWGAEDLSASLGASGNREAGRYHEPYRLARNLCLAGAAAAGVDAVDTVHVDIDDLDGLRADALAARRDGFAGKAVIHPKHVDVVNQAFLPGDDEVAHARRVVAAFEESAGTGVAKLDGKMIDQPHLVAARKILALAARLPARGQ
- a CDS encoding acetyl-CoA hydrolase/transferase family protein gives rise to the protein MSRLSDLAVRRDLPDLSQWIRPGDRVVCGQVAAEPLTLTRALVEQRARLGGVDVFVGTLFSDTFSPSKADGLDFFSYGAMGRAASLASAGLLRIVPIHYSELEPAFASGALPADVALIQLAPPRHGRGHSFGLANDYLVAAARRARVVVAEINPDAPWTHGAEVPADFRIDLAIEAACPPIEIRSDAAAGEVETRIAGHLAALIPDGATLQTGIGNLPDALLAGLSGHRDLGLHSGLLGDRAIELIEAGVVTNARKTIDAGITVTNLVGGSARARKHVDDNPAFEVRPAVYTHGADTLARIDRLYAINSVLEVDLSGQANAETLGGAARGGVGGLNDFVRGARRSAQGRSILALPATTGDGRRSRIVPRLASGTATVTRSDVDLVATEWGVADLRHRDLEERARRLIAIAAPQFRDALERALREPDSWMEQTR
- the dctP gene encoding TRAP transporter substrate-binding protein DctP, producing the protein MKTSTALRGALGLAVTLAATAPAAAQEMTLRVGDSFPVGHYIPENQTKPFMAEIEKRTNGKVRFQYFPAQQLGKAKDLMALTLSGVADIGYVAPSFVSDKLPLSVVAELPESFTNSCQGTKAYWKLAREGGLLDKLEFEPNGVRALFVLVLSPYQVYMTKGNEASALESFKGKKIRTTGGAKEIAIRKLGATPVQIPTPEVREAASRGTIDGFLFPHSSIPPYDLARHASTATVGENFGSFVVTYMMSRQKWNALPADIRKVIDEVGNDMVTRGCEATDSMEATDIEKIRAAGVKMQPLPEADSKKLQALMAEVSKEWAAGLDQRGRKGSEVLKAFQEAIVK
- a CDS encoding CaiB/BaiF CoA transferase family protein, with the protein product MSKGPLAGIRVLEFAGIGPAPLCGMLFADMGAEVLRLDRLEPIDLGVPRTWDLELANRGKRTLAVDLKKPEGIALAGELVERADVLIEGFRPGTMERLGLGPDVCLARNPKLVYGRVTGFGQDGPLARAAGHDLNYIALAGALHSIGREGAAPTPPLNLLGDYAGGTMFLAWGIACALLEARQSGKGQVVDAAMVDGVSVLMTAIYGLMGGGLHNGPRGTNTLDSGAPYYEVYECADGRYVSVAPIERRFRALLLEKLGPEAPPLEDLDDRAKWPEARAKLAAVFRTRSRDEWCALLEGSDACFAPVLPPLEAHAHPHLKARGTFTEIAGVLQPAPAPRFSRSSPDAPTPPERPGSSGAGRAVDWGIAQARIDGLIRDGVVGKGDRA
- a CDS encoding MaoC family dehydratase, yielding MSSRGRGKMAGLYFEQFTVGQVFRHAVTKTVTEMDNTLFSVMTLNVQPLHLDAHFSERTEFGQRLVNSLFTLGLVIGISVSDTTLGTTIGNLGMTDVRFPKPVFHGDTLRVETEIVSARASRSRPDAGIVEFEHRGINQRGELVCICRRSGLMRRMPEAVFQGHAAAQGPSAAEGRS
- a CDS encoding TRAP transporter large permease produces the protein MITAIVVALLFAMLVIGTPVALALAVSGSLGLYMMGGTPMLMGILETTPLSTASSYELITIPMFILMAEFVVLSGVADDLFDAAAAWIGRLRGGLAMATALAGAGFGAISGSSTASAATLSSTTIPAMLRQGYEPKLATGVVAISGTLAMLIPPSIALILYGIIADVNIGDLLIGGVIPGLLVTLTIILTVAFLVWQDPARAPAGRSYTLREKLSKLRVVAPLLLLFLLVTGTIYSGIATPTEASGIGAFGALVLVALARRLSFGAVRASLLRSAEATCMILFIVLGAHIFGYFFTLTRTTNDLVALIGTLEVSRWAILAIIMVGYLILGCFMDQIAILILTVPIVLPVIQSLGFDPVWFGVLVVVTAEVGMVTPPLGLNAFVVARYTRRPLGEIFGGILPHFWAHLIVIALIAAFPAIVTWLPSTMGR
- a CDS encoding CaiB/BaiF CoA transferase family protein, which translates into the protein MTGPLSGARIVDMTSVLMGPYATRILGDLGADVVKVESPEGDLVRGIGPMRNPGMGAIFLHANRSKRSIAIDLKREAGRELLLDLCRAADVLVYSIRPRAMARLGLSWETVREVNPRLVYAGLVGYGQRGPYAARPAYDDLIQGAAGLAALLDRSGDDGPRYVPSAMADRTVGMRAAIAIASALFARERSGEGQAIEVPMFETMVDFLMGDHMQGRTFEPALGPAGYQRQLARERRPYRTLDGHVCALIYNDKQWRSFLGLIGRDDVWENDPRFRSVTARAANIDAVYGFVSQEMRGRTTAEWMRLLDRGDIPFAPLNDPDTIFDDPHLAATGFFTIRQHPSEGPIREMAVPDSYSATPADASRPAPRLGEHTIEVLREAGYDEARIAALLEAGACVAADRPEAG